From a region of the Deinococcus metallilatus genome:
- a CDS encoding polymorphic toxin-type HINT domain-containing protein has translation MAKIPRSSQTVGGSGERRRRIYGVTLASLFLTLTHLPGAMVVAAPQVFARVGPGVSGLPPQVTAFSDPGFGELSDAVNVATGNVYFELNQLNWNNSLASSLATASAPSPAPPPEPSPTPSPKPPPSPKPSPCCTVDPPPGGGYGMSSPSTSKTAANSARSTSSFASTSTTSSFTATPDAPGKTQVNGLLRLSGFNTYNLTAPQEWALGLGDGGYQYYRRATDDEINNAPTWISARYAGVRSQLTYFISKPQASVQVDETWLVQAPVTPLGGGSARNIVYYYDHSGNRTAFYGDGEYADFTQTPHEQYRALKFQGDEMGYGPAAPKTEFTYTAPGNGHLAKVRDSWGRVTTYTWDEAAGVVVAVNMLLQDENDNNSWMRRIEYAYEVVGNQRVVTYMAFRTYDGRGNRIGRWFDLNYRLGTNNEVLLYQLIRPSLAGNVEGTLGEGGGKTTTYTYDSQNQVIRTSTPGEPDTTFSYGQSTADTGAGGPRVTQQQGDRVTVYEFSPEGWLRNRSVRHFNPVRGVDQDPRNSIWNGLNTMSWYDAAGHLLAQNLPSGMQLQYTYDRHGNRITEAVYPNAVNWAPTPPAGYERLTEYTYDNDNRLTRETQVARSGQGKAGYLGTASDASFSYGSVEKRYTYGQHDPVQSSTGPFTAVRLVAEDLYVAGELRRQFHTALDVYGRTTNTVLFLNGSPYKTVDYSYYGDGAYVGLVYPSSMTTPKTDGRTYDRDKSVRQYADQVSAKVSNGVRTEYLYDEYGNVARELLPTAHTYAWDNGVAKNAQRHHWWMYNGFGQPVWESMWEYLPEKDSWPQLISRQWAYYASGELDASWEGTPDRVTDYRYYMDEANRGRLAAKVTGVGSSNAFGVNTPHETINYTYDGYGRPNATNVDGFTTTLTYDSLDRVVQTVNPDGSYRKMEYDSGGNLHLEVIKNVGAPEQVVWHEWDTLGREVNTIYPEGTVRTYYDAFDRPVKITDNRLTMNGSENDRSTYLVYDTAGNLGKELGPALVTAGGQPYTDARRPYAEYGYDQMDRRTVEGRLLYGATITPSTMTFPNGAAVAWTNTTYDVFNRPTKITNAEGYESYFSYDNGDNLTTVSKQVWKGNETDRDTVRNGFDWVITRTAYDALAHPVQQVDARGNSRRTTYGFFGPTMQVDERNIVTKVFTYTPDGLLEGVWEPDNNTSTTAQYGSVDRWNPGGTHVRVEYREYDNRVFPARIYTAHMNTPAGPSSGALTSYVYNDQGKPTRTTLPPDQGGATATIEQDYDNTGNVLRIKDANGFPTTFTYDWAGRLVGKQEQARPGNQTDIDAGLGNGLSSSYRYDATGNLTYKTEHGLITEYRYNSLGKVISESRPRVGDGTGSNWKLRTYRLDGLKTAETSYDYSGNLASYPNVISAWDANVAPGASGNITQREYDYVGNPMFTTSWGPWRAWEKTEHTSYDGVGNRYKRRFWGSTAIYAEQRNASGAPLGHGNVWTYWRYDSNRNLIEKWDTPGNSSNEGVNDPNDRQNVFTYTYSATNKEAGQSRTIQVKYRSQVPNNSLNTTYGSNGVLVAASEANTTTSYTERDQIEKATTTDKTPYLDGNNPTQQGVLGGAITRHQRYAYYADGRVQNSWTGDGTTDTAYKGVESYDQRGRELAVYDSNGGLKKTAPARTSSTYGTDGSVFSKIDQSGYTVYTVNTAVTVGGLTASSVVFNNPSNYVKQQSTTTTTYSYANGSALTGVPYSIRFSTGSCFENPETGINPCYTQNNAYSAYGELIRSTDANGVPAYSATYNGGGSMTGETRGNINITYVLDSRGNRLSVSGGNESGYVKRYDADDRVAQFNNLNNNAVSTTFCSDKCYGVGNRYNDFRYDPLGQQVLSSTAQIEEQNAAPWLQEHGVWRDVNSTTIVNGEAQLILRKAGNYIWKCKQSWSGSISCSLWSDTYRNNAPQYRDAAYSLADGYNDDTTWDGTKPFAVTASVEQLDAPLQTLSSTLKINPLDLAPPTLPKLPDPSQIQQGEGVQAKDAPVTTEQVQKINPPSQDKHPADLQGGTQGTRQAKPRDGAVLIQEVPANFDDGEGFQTAVYAVTSKKDYLLEIQTLGTEDDFKAWLVRVTDVKGRAWVDGKTINAALGDADRASREIALATIKLAKENNFGSETIKNLEDTFEAISNLSPIARLHETAIVALEVFAATKGVGDKSFGMSMRETGRLARKALASTSQADFSQSMATLIDSVNTPGEGYHPIAPGQIGELFKSGSFSYSSRIGFLLSPEMYWLDKVYSGELLADAVTAGVIGGGVAFARFTKMAGSLKSSRSQYYGGRTSNGYDLRSPCPNSFTPSTPVRTLSGLIAISALTVGTPVLAYNEQTGENGYYPITAVHKNTDPEITYLAIQDPEQGNKLEYIQTTPEHPFYVKAWSDTGETPKPVGHEDLGKNWVGAGHLKIGDKIKQADGTTGVVANVVTLGQTREMFNLTVSEAHTYYVGQDGWLVHNCGPNPFVNNKGQMYPLFKDPRTGEYISPPSGFNLTQVPKANRVTWTNKERGEFIKEWYDRGYSTPEGGWANYDIHHILPREYGGTNDFMNLVPMPRDFHQQVVTPWWAGFK, from the coding sequence ATGGCAAAAATACCTCGTTCCTCTCAGACAGTCGGCGGATCAGGCGAACGGCGGCGGCGCATCTATGGCGTCACCCTCGCCAGCCTATTCCTCACCCTCACGCATCTCCCCGGGGCCATGGTGGTCGCTGCCCCGCAGGTCTTTGCCCGTGTCGGGCCAGGCGTGAGTGGCTTGCCTCCCCAGGTCACGGCCTTCAGCGATCCCGGTTTTGGCGAGCTCTCCGATGCCGTGAACGTGGCGACCGGCAACGTCTACTTCGAGCTGAACCAGCTGAATTGGAACAATTCCCTGGCCTCCTCGCTCGCCACCGCATCGGCTCCGAGTCCGGCGCCTCCTCCAGAGCCAAGTCCGACGCCCTCACCCAAACCGCCCCCGAGCCCTAAGCCCAGTCCCTGCTGTACGGTCGATCCCCCTCCGGGAGGAGGCTACGGCATGTCCTCTCCCTCGACCAGCAAGACAGCGGCAAACTCGGCCCGCTCCACGTCGTCGTTCGCTTCCACCAGTACCACCTCGAGCTTCACAGCCACCCCGGATGCTCCGGGAAAGACGCAAGTCAACGGTCTCTTGCGGCTGAGCGGTTTTAACACCTATAACCTCACAGCACCCCAGGAATGGGCACTCGGCCTGGGGGATGGCGGCTATCAGTATTATCGTCGCGCCACAGATGACGAGATCAACAATGCCCCCACGTGGATCAGTGCCCGATATGCTGGCGTCCGCAGTCAGTTGACCTACTTCATCTCCAAACCACAAGCAAGCGTTCAGGTGGACGAAACCTGGTTGGTCCAGGCTCCCGTCACACCGTTGGGCGGCGGAAGTGCACGGAATATCGTTTATTACTACGATCATTCCGGGAACCGCACTGCCTTCTATGGTGATGGCGAGTACGCGGACTTCACGCAGACGCCGCACGAGCAGTACCGTGCCCTGAAGTTTCAGGGCGATGAGATGGGCTATGGTCCTGCGGCGCCGAAGACCGAGTTCACCTATACCGCCCCCGGCAACGGCCACCTGGCCAAGGTGCGGGATAGCTGGGGCCGCGTCACCACCTACACGTGGGATGAGGCCGCAGGAGTTGTCGTCGCGGTCAACATGCTCCTCCAGGACGAGAACGACAACAACTCCTGGATGCGGCGGATCGAGTACGCGTACGAGGTGGTGGGGAATCAGCGGGTGGTCACCTATATGGCCTTCCGAACCTATGACGGCCGGGGCAACCGCATCGGGCGTTGGTTCGATCTGAACTACCGCCTGGGCACAAACAATGAGGTGTTGCTGTATCAGCTCATCCGGCCTTCGCTGGCGGGCAATGTGGAAGGCACCCTGGGCGAGGGGGGCGGCAAGACCACCACCTACACCTACGACAGCCAGAACCAGGTCATTCGGACCAGCACGCCCGGCGAGCCGGACACCACCTTCTCCTACGGGCAGTCCACGGCGGACACGGGGGCAGGGGGACCGCGTGTCACCCAGCAGCAGGGGGACCGCGTCACGGTGTACGAATTCTCCCCCGAGGGCTGGCTCCGCAACAGGAGCGTCCGCCACTTCAACCCGGTCAGGGGTGTGGATCAAGACCCGCGCAACAGCATCTGGAACGGTCTGAATACCATGTCGTGGTATGACGCTGCCGGGCACCTGCTCGCCCAGAACCTGCCCAGCGGGATGCAGTTGCAGTACACCTATGACCGGCACGGCAACCGAATCACCGAGGCGGTCTACCCGAATGCAGTCAACTGGGCACCGACCCCGCCAGCCGGTTATGAGCGCCTCACCGAATACACCTACGACAACGACAACCGCCTGACCCGCGAAACACAGGTGGCCCGCAGTGGTCAGGGCAAGGCCGGATATTTGGGGACCGCCTCGGATGCGTCCTTTAGTTACGGTAGTGTCGAGAAGCGGTACACCTATGGCCAGCACGATCCGGTTCAATCGAGTACGGGGCCTTTCACTGCGGTTCGGCTGGTGGCCGAAGACCTGTATGTGGCGGGGGAACTGAGACGCCAATTCCACACGGCCCTCGATGTGTACGGGCGGACCACCAACACGGTCCTGTTTCTGAACGGCTCGCCCTACAAGACGGTGGACTACTCCTACTACGGCGACGGTGCCTACGTGGGGCTGGTCTACCCCAGCAGCATGACCACCCCCAAGACCGATGGCCGGACCTATGACCGGGACAAGAGTGTCCGGCAGTATGCCGATCAGGTGTCAGCCAAGGTCAGCAATGGTGTCCGCACCGAGTACCTGTACGACGAGTACGGCAATGTTGCCCGCGAGCTGCTGCCCACTGCCCACACCTATGCTTGGGACAATGGGGTGGCCAAGAATGCGCAGCGGCACCACTGGTGGATGTACAACGGGTTCGGTCAACCCGTCTGGGAATCGATGTGGGAATATCTGCCGGAAAAAGACAGCTGGCCGCAACTGATCAGTCGGCAGTGGGCGTACTACGCCTCGGGTGAACTCGACGCCTCCTGGGAAGGGACCCCTGACCGGGTCACGGATTATCGCTACTACATGGACGAAGCCAATCGAGGCCGGTTGGCCGCCAAGGTGACCGGTGTGGGCAGCAGCAACGCTTTCGGGGTCAACACACCCCACGAAACCATCAACTACACCTACGACGGTTATGGGCGGCCCAACGCGACCAACGTGGACGGCTTCACCACGACGCTCACCTACGACAGCCTTGATCGCGTGGTGCAGACCGTCAACCCCGACGGCAGCTACCGGAAGATGGAATATGACTCAGGTGGGAACCTCCATCTCGAAGTGATCAAGAATGTGGGCGCTCCCGAGCAGGTCGTCTGGCATGAGTGGGACACGCTGGGCCGCGAGGTCAACACCATCTACCCCGAAGGGACCGTCCGGACCTACTACGACGCCTTTGACCGGCCTGTCAAGATTACCGATAACCGGCTCACCATGAACGGCAGCGAGAACGACCGATCGACGTATCTTGTGTACGACACTGCTGGCAACCTGGGCAAGGAACTCGGTCCGGCTCTGGTGACGGCAGGGGGGCAACCCTATACGGACGCGCGCCGCCCTTACGCGGAATACGGGTACGACCAGATGGATCGCCGCACCGTCGAGGGCCGCCTGCTCTACGGGGCCACAATTACCCCCTCCACCATGACCTTCCCCAATGGCGCTGCGGTGGCCTGGACGAACACGACCTACGATGTCTTCAATCGCCCCACCAAAATCACGAACGCGGAAGGGTATGAAAGTTACTTCTCCTATGACAATGGTGACAACCTCACCACCGTTTCCAAGCAGGTCTGGAAGGGGAATGAAACCGACCGCGACACCGTGCGGAATGGCTTCGACTGGGTGATCACGCGCACGGCCTATGATGCCCTCGCGCATCCCGTGCAGCAGGTGGACGCAAGAGGGAACAGCAGACGGACCACGTATGGTTTCTTCGGCCCCACGATGCAGGTGGACGAACGCAACATCGTCACCAAGGTCTTCACCTATACCCCGGACGGCCTGCTCGAAGGGGTGTGGGAGCCGGACAACAACACCAGTACCACTGCGCAGTATGGCAGCGTGGACCGTTGGAATCCCGGTGGCACGCACGTCCGGGTAGAGTACCGGGAGTACGACAACCGCGTGTTCCCAGCCCGCATCTATACCGCCCACATGAACACACCGGCTGGTCCCAGCAGTGGAGCCTTGACCAGTTACGTGTACAACGACCAGGGCAAGCCCACCCGCACCACCCTGCCCCCTGATCAGGGCGGTGCGACCGCCACCATTGAGCAGGACTATGACAACACCGGCAACGTGCTGCGGATCAAGGATGCCAACGGCTTCCCCACCACCTTCACCTACGACTGGGCTGGACGGCTGGTAGGCAAGCAGGAACAGGCTCGGCCCGGGAATCAGACGGACATCGATGCGGGCCTGGGGAATGGCCTTTCCTCTTCCTATAGGTATGACGCGACTGGGAATCTGACCTACAAGACGGAACACGGCCTGATCACCGAGTACCGCTACAACAGTCTGGGGAAGGTTATCTCCGAAAGCCGTCCCCGGGTGGGGGACGGCACTGGCAGCAACTGGAAGCTGCGCACCTACCGCCTGGACGGTCTGAAGACCGCCGAAACCAGCTACGACTACTCCGGCAATCTGGCGAGCTATCCGAATGTGATCAGTGCCTGGGATGCCAATGTTGCGCCGGGAGCCTCCGGCAACATCACCCAACGCGAATACGACTATGTCGGGAATCCCATGTTTACGACCTCCTGGGGCCCCTGGCGAGCCTGGGAGAAGACGGAGCACACTTCTTATGACGGCGTAGGCAACCGCTACAAACGCCGCTTTTGGGGCAGCACGGCCATCTATGCCGAGCAGCGCAATGCTAGTGGTGCACCGCTGGGTCATGGAAACGTCTGGACCTACTGGCGGTACGACTCCAACAGGAACCTGATCGAGAAGTGGGATACACCCGGCAACAGCAGCAACGAGGGTGTGAATGATCCCAACGACCGGCAGAACGTGTTCACGTACACGTACAGCGCGACGAACAAGGAAGCGGGCCAAAGTCGGACCATTCAGGTGAAGTACCGCAGCCAGGTGCCGAACAACAGCCTGAACACCACCTATGGCAGCAACGGTGTTCTGGTCGCCGCAAGTGAGGCCAATACCACAACGAGTTACACCGAACGCGACCAGATCGAGAAGGCGACCACGACAGACAAGACGCCTTACCTGGACGGCAATAATCCGACCCAGCAGGGCGTGCTGGGTGGGGCCATCACCCGTCACCAGCGCTACGCCTACTACGCAGATGGGCGGGTCCAGAACAGCTGGACCGGCGACGGCACCACGGATACCGCCTACAAGGGAGTCGAAAGCTATGACCAGCGTGGGCGTGAACTCGCGGTGTACGACAGCAACGGCGGCCTGAAGAAGACTGCTCCCGCACGGACCTCCAGCACCTATGGAACGGACGGCTCTGTCTTCAGCAAGATCGATCAGAGTGGGTACACGGTCTATACCGTCAACACGGCTGTTACTGTGGGTGGGCTGACAGCATCCAGCGTCGTGTTCAATAATCCAAGCAATTACGTTAAGCAGCAAAGCACCACAACCACCACGTACAGTTATGCCAATGGTTCTGCCTTGACGGGTGTGCCTTACAGCATCCGATTCAGCACCGGATCGTGCTTTGAAAATCCCGAAACCGGAATAAATCCCTGTTATACACAGAACAATGCGTACTCGGCGTACGGCGAATTGATCCGCAGCACGGACGCCAACGGCGTTCCTGCCTATTCCGCCACATACAACGGCGGCGGGAGCATGACCGGCGAAACCAGAGGCAATATCAACATCACCTATGTCTTGGATTCACGTGGCAACCGCCTGAGTGTGAGTGGTGGGAATGAGAGCGGGTATGTCAAGCGTTACGATGCAGACGACCGGGTCGCACAATTCAACAACCTGAACAACAACGCGGTCAGTACGACCTTCTGCTCGGACAAGTGCTACGGTGTCGGAAATCGTTACAACGATTTCCGCTACGACCCGCTGGGGCAGCAGGTGCTCAGCAGCACCGCCCAGATCGAGGAACAGAACGCGGCCCCGTGGTTACAGGAACACGGGGTGTGGCGGGACGTGAACAGCACCACCATCGTGAACGGTGAAGCGCAGCTGATCCTGCGCAAGGCAGGCAACTACATCTGGAAGTGCAAGCAGTCCTGGAGTGGGAGCATCAGTTGCAGTTTGTGGAGTGACACCTACCGCAACAACGCCCCACAGTACCGGGATGCCGCGTACTCTCTGGCGGATGGGTACAACGACGACACCACCTGGGACGGGACCAAACCCTTCGCGGTGACGGCCAGCGTCGAGCAGTTGGATGCTCCGCTCCAGACACTGAGCAGCACCCTGAAGATCAACCCACTCGACCTGGCGCCGCCTACCCTGCCCAAATTGCCTGACCCCAGCCAGATTCAACAGGGGGAGGGCGTGCAGGCCAAAGATGCTCCTGTGACGACGGAACAGGTGCAAAAGATCAACCCACCCAGTCAGGACAAGCACCCGGCAGATTTGCAGGGTGGCACCCAGGGTACTCGCCAGGCCAAGCCCCGTGATGGAGCAGTGCTTATCCAGGAAGTACCTGCCAACTTCGATGACGGCGAAGGCTTCCAGACTGCCGTCTATGCGGTAACCAGCAAAAAGGATTATCTGTTGGAAATTCAAACACTTGGAACAGAGGACGACTTTAAAGCATGGCTTGTCCGAGTGACGGATGTTAAGGGAAGAGCCTGGGTTGACGGAAAAACAATTAATGCAGCACTTGGCGATGCCGATAGAGCTTCTCGCGAAATTGCCCTAGCAACTATTAAGTTGGCAAAAGAAAATAACTTTGGCAGCGAAACTATCAAGAACCTGGAGGATACATTTGAGGCTATTTCTAATCTGTCGCCAATTGCTAGGCTGCATGAAACAGCAATTGTCGCTTTGGAGGTCTTTGCCGCAACAAAGGGCGTTGGCGACAAATCTTTTGGAATGTCCATGCGAGAAACCGGAAGACTTGCCCGTAAGGCATTGGCCTCCACAAGTCAGGCTGATTTTTCGCAGAGTATGGCTACCTTAATCGATAGCGTCAACACTCCGGGCGAGGGTTATCATCCTATTGCCCCTGGGCAGATTGGAGAGCTATTCAAATCGGGCAGTTTCAGCTATAGCAGCAGGATTGGCTTTCTATTGAGTCCCGAGATGTACTGGCTTGACAAAGTATACAGCGGTGAGTTGCTTGCTGATGCAGTTACTGCTGGGGTTATAGGCGGGGGTGTGGCTTTTGCCAGATTTACGAAGATGGCGGGGTCCCTAAAATCTTCGCGTTCCCAATATTACGGTGGTCGGACCAGTAATGGGTATGACTTACGCTCGCCCTGTCCCAACTCCTTCACCCCCTCCACGCCCGTCCGCACCCTCTCTGGTCTGATTGCCATCTCTGCTCTGACCGTCGGGACTCCCGTCTTGGCCTACAACGAGCAGACGGGTGAGAATGGCTACTACCCCATCACGGCTGTCCACAAGAACACCGACCCGGAGATCACCTACCTTGCTATCCAGGACCCTGAGCAGGGGAACAAGCTGGAGTACATCCAGACGACACCGGAACACCCCTTCTACGTCAAGGCGTGGTCTGACACCGGGGAGACGCCCAAACCCGTCGGCCACGAGGACCTGGGCAAGAACTGGGTGGGTGCCGGGCACCTCAAGATTGGGGATAAGATCAAGCAGGCGGACGGCACCACCGGCGTCGTCGCCAACGTGGTCACCCTCGGGCAGACGCGGGAGATGTTCAATCTCACCGTCTCCGAGGCTCACACGTACTATGTGGGCCAGGACGGCTGGTTGGTTCATAACTGTGGGCCAAACCCGTTTGTCAACAACAAGGGGCAGATGTACCCGCTGTTCAAGGACCCTAGAACTGGGGAATACATAAGCCCGCCGTCCGGCTTTAACCTTACTCAAGTTCCTAAAGCTAATCGTGTGACTTGGACTAATAAGGAACGAGGAGAGTTCATCAAGGAGTGGTATGACCGTGGTTACTCTACACCTGAGGGCGGTTGGGCTAACTATGACATTCATCATATCCTGCCGAGGGAGTATGGCGGCACGAACGATTTTATGAATCTCGTTCCAATGCCTAGAGATTTCCATCAGCAAGTCGTTACTCCTTGGTGGGCAGGCTTCAAATGA
- a CDS encoding tyrosine-type recombinase/integrase gives MGEQWQEHDLVFLTQLGTVLDSANLTRTFHTLARAAGVPRIRLHDLRHTHASLLAFWGVAPKVIADRLGQTNVGFTMQVYTHLYDEQRREAAPSLSDLLQQSKAS, from the coding sequence ATGGGCGAGCAGTGGCAGGAACACGACCTCGTGTTCCTGACGCAACTCGGCACGGTGCTGGATTCTGCCAACCTGACCCGGACCTTCCACACCCTCGCTAGGGCCGCTGGGGTGCCTCGTATTCGCCTGCACGACCTTCGCCACACCCACGCCAGCCTGCTGGCCTTCTGGGGAGTCGCGCCGAAGGTCATCGCTGATCGGTTGGGGCAAACCAACGTGGGGTTCACCATGCAGGTGTACACGCACCTGTATGACGAGCAGCGCCGGGAGGCTGCCCCCAGTTTGAGTGACCTGCTTCAGCAGAGCAAGGCAAGCTGA
- a CDS encoding tyrosine-type recombinase/integrase, with translation MKHSSPPPSRPKRGKPTKKRANNEGSIYARKDRTGRIISYRGSITVGWRDGKQVRQSFTAPTKEGVRELMNRALVQRQDGILPAVSTLTVSSYLDTWLQHKATEVRPSTLQSYRGVLENHLKPILGKERLDRLQPRHIDHLHKQIQAKGLSHRMLEHAHVLIHGALEYAVRLELLPRNVTDAVKVPRRATPRAEMKVWTTGQVGLFLEQARSHRLYALFYIALATGMRRGELMALPWANTDLQQGVIRVRTNLVELKDGSHITEPKTRASKRLIPLASDAVQVLQEHWGRNAPKWASSGRNTTSCS, from the coding sequence ATGAAGCATAGCAGTCCACCGCCCTCCCGACCCAAGCGAGGGAAGCCCACCAAGAAGCGAGCCAACAACGAAGGCAGCATCTACGCCCGCAAGGATAGGACAGGTCGCATCATCAGCTACCGAGGCTCCATCACCGTCGGCTGGAGGGACGGCAAACAAGTCCGGCAGTCCTTCACCGCCCCCACCAAGGAAGGGGTGCGGGAACTGATGAACCGCGCCCTGGTCCAGCGGCAAGATGGCATCCTGCCTGCCGTCTCTACCCTGACCGTGAGCAGCTACCTCGACACCTGGCTGCAACACAAGGCGACCGAAGTTCGCCCTTCCACTCTCCAGAGTTACCGGGGGGTGCTCGAGAACCACCTGAAGCCCATCCTGGGTAAGGAGCGGCTGGACAGGCTGCAACCCCGGCACATTGACCACCTGCACAAACAGATTCAGGCCAAGGGGTTGTCCCACCGCATGCTAGAACACGCTCACGTCCTGATTCACGGGGCACTGGAGTATGCCGTGCGGTTGGAACTGCTGCCCCGCAATGTGACAGACGCAGTGAAGGTGCCCAGGAGGGCCACGCCACGGGCGGAGATGAAGGTGTGGACGACCGGGCAGGTGGGCTTGTTCCTCGAACAAGCCCGCTCCCACCGCCTGTACGCCCTGTTCTACATCGCCCTGGCGACGGGGATGCGGCGTGGGGAACTGATGGCGCTGCCCTGGGCCAACACGGATTTGCAGCAGGGGGTCATCCGCGTGCGGACAAACCTGGTGGAACTCAAGGACGGCTCCCACATCACTGAACCCAAGACGCGGGCCAGCAAAAGGCTCATTCCCCTGGCCTCAGATGCCGTACAGGTTTTGCAGGAACACTGGGGGCGGAACGCGCCGAAATGGGCGAGCAGTGGCAGGAACACGACCTCGTGTTCCTGA
- a CDS encoding type II toxin-antitoxin system RelE/ParE family toxin, which produces MKSLTREDRKSIGEDIKTAQFGWPIGMPLIRKLEKGLWEVRTTLEDGIARVIFTVVGNRMILLHGFVKKSQKTPKNDLETARKRLGQVEANDNE; this is translated from the coding sequence TTGAAGTCCCTGACCCGCGAGGACCGCAAGAGCATCGGGGAGGACATCAAGACGGCTCAGTTCGGCTGGCCTATCGGGATGCCCTTAATCCGCAAGCTGGAGAAAGGGCTGTGGGAAGTCCGTACCACGCTGGAAGACGGGATCGCTCGCGTCATCTTCACGGTCGTCGGCAACCGCATGATCCTGCTTCACGGTTTCGTCAAGAAGTCCCAGAAGACCCCGAAGAATGACCTTGAGACTGCCCGGAAACGCCTAGGCCAGGTGGAGGCGAATGACAATGAGTAA
- a CDS encoding helix-turn-helix domain-containing protein, whose amino-acid sequence MSNEPVNKHIGSSFDDFLAGDGLLADIEAVALKRVIAFQLEQEMKRSGLTKTELAFRMETSRSAVDRLLDPENHAVTLRTLERAAGVLGKRLRLELV is encoded by the coding sequence ATGAGTAACGAGCCTGTGAATAAGCACATCGGAAGCAGCTTCGACGACTTTCTGGCAGGAGACGGACTCCTGGCAGACATCGAAGCCGTGGCATTGAAGCGCGTCATCGCGTTTCAACTCGAACAGGAGATGAAGCGCAGCGGCTTGACGAAAACTGAACTGGCTTTCCGCATGGAGACCAGCCGCTCGGCGGTGGATCGTCTGTTGGACCCGGAGAACCACGCCGTTACCCTGCGGACCCTGGAACGTGCGGCGGGCGTACTGGGCAAGCGGCTGAGGCTCGAATTGGTCTGA
- a CDS encoding HNH/endonuclease VII fold putative polymorphic toxin yields the protein MFNLTVSEAHTYYVGQDGWLVHNADCVVPNRRAALNAAKDQAGIPRSQQPVDQWTVGPSSQRNVGSSDSLSSDKGTWGRYYQYDTPGGPRVVVEHYGDIPKASHTHAGQPKGNSWDMTSDSGISGTRTLETMIIYTILQSKGASDE from the coding sequence ATGTTCAACCTCACCGTCAGCGAGGCTCACACCTACTACGTCGGCCAGGACGGCTGGTTGGTGCATAACGCGGATTGCGTTGTACCAAACCGTAGAGCAGCACTTAATGCGGCCAAAGACCAAGCTGGAATTCCACGCTCACAGCAACCTGTCGATCAATGGACCGTTGGTCCGAGTTCACAACGAAATGTTGGCTCAAGCGATAGCTTGAGCAGCGATAAAGGAACTTGGGGTCGCTATTACCAGTATGATACGCCGGGCGGTCCAAGAGTAGTCGTTGAACACTACGGGGATATACCAAAAGCGTCCCACACTCATGCTGGTCAGCCCAAAGGTAATTCGTGGGATATGACATCTGATTCAGGAATCAGCGGTACCAGAACATTGGAAACTATGATCATATATACTATCCTCCAAAGTAAAGGGGCATCAGATGAATGA